Proteins from a single region of Stutzerimonas stutzeri:
- a CDS encoding HNH endonuclease: MYPEVNAALQQMGWISGEASTEAPQSSELQSVAKQAVPTSDVGMLSINEVITTLKQRGFTKPAQSGLKVIRLDHPGLASPVYVKQSSSIHARLQAPLVLHPQYEADVQDLLSLPGIERGNTRYYHNSNLRGFPKRRNGGASDIAYGVDVGFHSSAALLVLVDQLLGEPRTLVSNTEHFAELAQVLPEDIALTDTERDALIKARVGQSGYRDELLGYWGGCAVTDCCVPTLLRASHIKPWRAASGAERLDKFNGLLLTPNLDLAFDQGLISFDDHGQILLGEDLDPDSARALNITPDLRLRQIDPRHRGYLAWHRDNLFRK; this comes from the coding sequence ATGTACCCAGAGGTTAACGCTGCACTGCAGCAAATGGGATGGATATCGGGCGAAGCGTCCACCGAAGCACCGCAGTCAAGCGAGCTGCAGTCGGTAGCAAAGCAAGCAGTGCCGACCTCAGATGTCGGCATGCTTAGCATTAACGAAGTCATTACGACTTTGAAGCAGCGAGGGTTCACGAAACCTGCCCAATCGGGTCTCAAAGTGATCCGCCTGGATCATCCAGGCTTGGCGTCCCCTGTGTACGTCAAGCAAAGCAGCAGTATCCACGCTCGCCTGCAAGCGCCTCTCGTGCTTCATCCCCAGTACGAGGCTGACGTGCAAGACCTGCTATCGCTGCCCGGTATCGAAAGGGGGAATACGCGCTACTACCACAACAGCAATCTGCGCGGCTTTCCTAAGCGGCGCAACGGAGGGGCAAGCGACATTGCCTATGGTGTGGATGTAGGGTTCCACAGCAGCGCGGCCTTGCTGGTGCTGGTGGACCAGTTACTAGGCGAGCCGCGGACGCTGGTTTCGAATACGGAGCACTTCGCTGAGTTAGCTCAGGTTCTACCAGAAGACATCGCGCTGACAGACACCGAACGCGACGCCTTGATCAAGGCGCGCGTCGGTCAAAGCGGCTATCGCGATGAACTGCTTGGGTATTGGGGCGGCTGTGCCGTCACCGACTGCTGCGTGCCGACGCTGTTGCGCGCCTCTCACATCAAACCCTGGCGCGCCGCCAGTGGGGCAGAGCGGCTCGACAAGTTCAACGGGCTCCTGCTGACACCGAACCTCGACCTGGCTTTCGACCAGGGCCTGATCAGCTTCGACGACCATGGGCAGATTCTCCTTGGCGAGGATCTGGACCCCGACAGCGCTCGAGCGCTCAATATCACCCCCGACCTTCGCCTGCGCCAGATCGACCCGCGTCATCGCGGTTACCTGGCTTGGCATCGTGACAATCTGTTTAGGAAGTAA
- a CDS encoding type I restriction-modification system subunit M yields the protein MSISSTIKSIQDIMRKDVGVDGDAQRIGQLVWLLFLKIFDDRELEWELMDDNYRSPIPESCRWRTWAADPEGMTGDALKDFIDNNLFPQLQNLHEYSNTPSAFVVRSVFEDAYNYMKSGQLLRQVINKIQQGVDFNKAQERHEFGNLYEQLLRDLQNAGNAGEFYTPRPVTEFMVRMVDPKLEEKVMDPACGTGGFLTCTIEHKRSRYVKTAEDERVLQASIYGVEKKPLPHLLATTNMILHGIEVPNQIRHDNTLARPLISWGPKERVDCIVANPPFGGMEEDGIETNFPAAFRTRETADLFLVLIMQLLKEGGRAAVVLPDGFLFGEGIKSRIKEKLLTECNLHTIVRLPNGVFNPYTGIKTNLLFFTKGTPTKEVWFYEHQYPAGVKNYSKTRPMRIEEFAVEEAWWGSEADGFAARVENEFAWKVSLDDLKARNWNLDCKNPHVGEQISHDPDQLLRDYAQLQGEISQLRDQLKAVLAEALERP from the coding sequence ATGTCCATCAGCTCCACCATCAAATCCATCCAGGACATCATGCGCAAAGACGTTGGCGTCGACGGCGACGCCCAGCGCATCGGCCAGCTGGTCTGGCTGCTGTTCCTCAAGATCTTCGATGACCGCGAGCTGGAATGGGAGCTGATGGACGACAACTACCGCTCGCCCATCCCCGAAAGCTGCCGCTGGCGCACCTGGGCTGCCGACCCGGAAGGCATGACCGGTGATGCGCTGAAGGACTTCATCGACAACAACCTGTTCCCGCAGCTGCAGAACTTGCACGAGTACAGCAACACGCCATCGGCCTTCGTGGTGCGCAGCGTGTTCGAAGACGCCTACAACTACATGAAGTCCGGCCAGCTGCTGCGCCAGGTGATCAACAAGATCCAGCAGGGCGTGGACTTCAACAAGGCGCAGGAGCGTCACGAGTTCGGCAACCTCTACGAACAATTGCTGCGCGACCTGCAGAACGCAGGCAATGCGGGCGAGTTCTACACCCCGCGCCCGGTCACCGAGTTCATGGTGCGCATGGTCGATCCCAAGCTGGAGGAGAAGGTGATGGACCCGGCCTGCGGCACCGGCGGCTTCCTCACCTGCACCATCGAGCACAAGCGCAGCCGCTATGTGAAAACCGCCGAGGATGAACGGGTACTTCAGGCGAGCATCTACGGCGTAGAGAAGAAACCGCTGCCGCACCTGCTGGCCACCACCAACATGATCCTGCACGGCATCGAGGTGCCGAACCAGATTCGCCACGACAACACCCTGGCCCGTCCGCTGATCAGTTGGGGGCCGAAGGAGCGGGTCGACTGCATCGTCGCCAACCCGCCGTTCGGTGGCATGGAAGAGGACGGTATCGAAACCAATTTCCCCGCTGCCTTCCGTACCCGTGAAACCGCTGACCTATTTCTCGTACTGATCATGCAACTGCTGAAAGAGGGCGGCCGCGCTGCGGTGGTGCTTCCTGACGGCTTCCTGTTCGGCGAAGGCATCAAAAGCCGCATCAAGGAAAAGCTGCTCACCGAGTGCAACCTGCACACCATCGTTCGCCTGCCCAACGGTGTGTTCAACCCCTACACCGGCATCAAGACCAACCTGCTGTTCTTCACCAAGGGCACGCCGACCAAAGAGGTGTGGTTCTACGAGCACCAGTACCCAGCCGGCGTGAAGAACTACTCCAAGACGCGCCCCATGCGTATCGAAGAGTTCGCCGTAGAAGAGGCGTGGTGGGGCAGCGAGGCCGATGGTTTTGCCGCACGCGTGGAAAACGAGTTCGCCTGGAAGGTCAGCCTGGATGACCTGAAAGCTCGCAACTGGAACCTCGACTGCAAGAACCCCCATGTCGGCGAGCAGATCAGCCACGACCCGGACCAACTGCTGCGGGACTACGCCCAGCTGCAAGGCGAAATCAGCCAGCTGCGCGACCAGCTCAAGGCCGTGCTGGCCGAGGCGCTGGAGCGGCCATGA